The sequence below is a genomic window from Tenacibaculum tangerinum.
TTGGTTCCTTTTGCCGAGGCTGCTAAAAAAAATGGAACAAAGGTTTATCATCTAAACATAGGGCAACCCGATATTAAAACACCTCAAGTTGCTTTAGATGCTGTAAAAAATAACACCATTGAAGTATTATCGTATGCTCGATCTGAAGGTTCAGAAGTATACAGAACCAAACTAGCCAATTACTATGCTACAAATGATATTCATGTAACTGCAAACAACATTATTGCTACTACAGGAGGCTCGGAAGCGCTGTTGTTTACTATCGGTAGTATTACCGATCCTAACGACGAAATTATCATTCCTGAACCGTTTTATGCTAATTATAACGGATTCTCAACCGCTTCTGGTGTAAAAGTAGTTCCTGTAATTTCTAAAATTGAAGACAACTTCGCCTTACCTGCTATTGAAGATTTTGAAAAGTTGATTACTCCTAAAACGAAAGCAATTTTAATCTGTAATCCAGGGAACCCAACTGGGTATTTATATAGTAAAGAAGAAATTGAAAAATTAAAACAAATTGTATTAAAACACGATTTGTTTTTAATTGCCGATGAGGTATATCGTGAATTTACATACGATGGTGAGCAACACAATTCGGTAATGGCTTTAGAAGGATTGGAGCAACACGCGATTATGATAGATTCTGTATCTAAACGCTATAGTATGTGTGGAGCACGAATTGGATGTATCGTTTCTAAAAATGAAGAATTTATGAATACGGCTTTGAAGTTTGCTCAAGCACGTTTAAGTCCGCCTACCTATGCTTTACTAGCTAGCGAAGCTGCTCTAGACACTCCTAAAAGTTATTTCGATGAAGTTATTGAAGAGTATGAAGATCGTAGAAATACGTTGATTAGTGAACTAGAAAAAATCAAAGGAGTAAAAGTAGCAAACCCTAAAGGCGCTTTTTACTGTGTAGCTGAGTTGCCAGTAAAAGACAGCGACGATTTTGCACAATGGATGCTTGAGAAATTCAACGATCAAAACGAAACAGTAATGGTAGCTCCTGCAAGTGGATTCTATTCTACCGAAGGTGAAGGAAAAAACCAAGTGCGTATTGCTTATGTTTTAAACAAAACCGATTTAAAACGTTCGGTTGAAATCTTAAAAATAGCCTTAGAAAAATACAACAGCTAATTGAACATTCAAGAAAACATATCTTTAAAAGAGTACAACACGTTTGGTATTGACGTAAATGCCAAACGTTTTGTTTCTGTTACTTCCTTATACCAACTACAACAACTTTTAAAACAAGAAACAGCTATTTTTTTACTATCAGGAGGTAGTAATATGTTACTTACTAAAGACATTGAGAACTTAGTGGTGCATATTGATATGAAAGGAGTTTCTATTGATAGAGAAAATCATAACGATGTTTACATTACTGCAAATGCTGGCGAAAACTGGCATGAGTTTGTTTTGTGGTGTGTTTCTCAGGGTTATGGCGGATTAGAAAATCTGTCACTTATACCAGGAAATGTGGGTACTTGTCCTATCCAAAATATTGGAGCGTATGGTGTGGAAGTAAAAGACACTATCACCAAAGTAGAAGCTGTTGAAATTGAAACAGGAAAATTAGTCTCTTTTGCTGCTGAAGAATGCGAGTTTGGATATCGAAACTCTATTTTTAAAAACAAAGCCAAAGGAAAGTATGTGTTAACTTCGGTTAGTTTTCAACTCACTAAAAACAATCATAAGCTTAACACCTCTTATGGAGCAATTGAAGCTGAATTATCTTTGAAAGGAATTACAAATCCGACAATTAAAGATATTTCTGATGCGGTTATCGCCATTCGACAATCAAAATTACCAGATCCTAAAGAAATTGGTAACAGCGGAAGTTTTTTTAAAAACCCTGTAATCTCAAAAGAACATTTTGAAAAGCTTCAGAAAAAGTATGCTAACATACCAAGCTATGTGGTTTCGGCTACTGAAGTTAAAGTTCCTGCCGGTTGGTTAATTGAACAAAGCGGATTTAAAGGAAAGCGTTTTGGAAACTACGGAGTTCATGAAAAACAAGCCTTAGTTTTGGTTAATTATGGGGGTGCTTCGGGAAAAGAAATTTACGAACTAGCACAACAAATTCAGCATACAGTTAAAGATATATTTGACATTCCTCTTGAAATAGAAGTGAACGTCATTTAATAAAAAAAGGAGTACAATTCTGCTTTTTCGTATTTCAAAGTAAGCCTAACTTTATATATTCTAAGGTAAAACTATTGGGGTAGACTCAAAAAACAAATCCCTTTTCTGAACCATATTAGTGATTCTTTAAAAGTTTATTATTACTGTAATTTCAGAGACTTTGTGCACCTAAATAAGTTGTGGCTAAATCTCAATTTACCTAGTTTTTTATTTGCTACTCCAACTACTAATTAAAAGTTATACTTGTATTACAAATCTATTTCTTTTAACGCTTTGATATTATTACGCTCTAAAAACGCATCAATCGTTTCAAAATGTTCAATTACACGTTGGTCTTTAAACTCAAATACTTTTTGAGACAAACCTTGTAAGAAATCACGATCGTGCGATACTAAAATTAAGGTTCCGTCAAAGTGCAACAACGCCTCTTTAATCACTTCTTTCGATTTTAAATCCAAGTGGTTGGTAGGCTCATCTAAAATTAACACATTTACAGGTTCAAGTAAGAGTTTTACCATCGCCAAACGTGTTTTTTCCCCTCCAGAAAGCACTTTTACTTTCTTTTCTAAATCGTCGCCCGAAAACATAAAGCGGCCTAAGATGTTTTTTATTTGCGTTCGGATATCTCCTTCGGCAACCTCATCTACGGTTTGAAAAATCGTCAATTCAGGGTCTAACAACGATGCTTGATTTTGCGCAAAATACCCCACCTTGGCATTGTGTCCTAAGCCACATACACCTTCCACATCAATTTCTCCCATGATTGCTTTAATCATCGTCGATTTTCCTTCTCCGTTTCTTCCTACAAACGATACTTTTTCTCCACGAGCTATGGAAAAACTCGCATCTTTAAACACGGTTATATCTCCGTATTTTTTAGTCAACCCTTCCACTTTCACAGGGTAATCTCCTGAACGTGGAGAAGGAGGAAAACGCAGCTTTAAGGCTGAAGTATCTACCTCATCAATCTCAACAGGTACTAATTTTTCTAACATACGCTCTCGAGAGGCTACCTGATTCGTTTTCGAATAGGTTCCTTTAAAACGCTCGATAAATGCCTTAGTATCTGCAATAAATTTTTGTTGTTCTTGGTAGGCTTTTAACTGATGTGCACGACGTTCTTTACGCAATTCTAAATAGTGCGAATAGTTCGCTTTGTAATCGTGAATCGTTCCCATCGTCACTTCAATAGTTCGGTTGGTAATGGTATCAATAAACGCTTTATCGTGTGAAATTACTACCACCGCTTTGGCTTTGTTTAACAAGAAATTTTCTAACCAAATTACCGATTCGATATCTACGTGATTGGTAGGCTCGTCTAACAAAATTAAATCGGGTTTTTGTAATAAGATTTTCGCCAACTCAATCCGCATACGCCAACCACCACTAAATTCAGACGTTGCTCTATCAAAATCTTCTTGCTTAAAGCCCAATCCTTTTAAGGCTTTTTCTACCTCGGCTTCGTAGTTTACTTCTTCCAACGCATAGTACTTCTCTCCTAAATCAGAAACTCGTTCGATGATTTTCATATACTCGTCCGATTCGTAATCGGTACGGGTTTCTAGCTGTTTGTTCAAATCGTCCATTTCGGCTTTCATAGCAAAAACCGATGCAAATGCTTTGGATGCCTCTTCTTTTACCGTACAATTGTCTTCCATTAACAAATGTTGTGGCAAATAGGCAATTACGGTATCTTTCGGGCTGCGAACACTTCCTTTAGTAGCTTTAGAAACTCCTGCAATAATTTTCATAATCGTAGATTTTCCTGCACCATTTTTACCCATTAAGGCAATTTTATCGTTCTCATTTATTACAAACGACACGTCACTAAACAAGGTGTTACCACTAAATTCAACCGTTAATTGATCTACCGTAATCATACAAAATATTTTAAGCGGCGAAATTAGTAAAAACTATGAATACCTTTGAGAAATAATTTTACTTGGATAAGCTATTGCTATTTTTTATATTTGAGAACATATAAAATTGCTAGAACTTCATTATAACTATATACAATCTTTTCAGAATAAAAATATTTAAGTTTGGTACATGCAAGCTAGCTTTAATCAAAAAATTATAAATATGAGTTTTTTCAAAAAATTATTTGGTTCAAAAGAAACTAAAAAATCTCAACAAGGAACAAAAGATAAGAATCGTTTGGAGACTTACAAAAACATTCCTTGGATGACAGATCTGAGACTTGAAAACATAGCTATTTGTCTTGATGCAGGATTCAAACCTGCTAGTTCTCTACCAACAGCATTTGAGCGAGAATTACGGCCTACAGTTGAAATCGCCCAAAGATTAAATGCTATAAAGGCACTCGTTCTCTGGTTGATGATTCCTGAAGAAAATTTAGAAAGTGATAAAGTTCTAACTTTCATTCATAAAAATAACCTTAATAATTTTATGGATGAAGAGGAAAAAGAAATTCTCAACACATCAAGAGATGATGAACAAGCAAGAAATGCTATTGGTTGGAAATTTGAAAACGCTTGGCCTTTAGCTTGGTATTTTGGATATAAAGAACCTGATATTATGGGAGAAATGATGTCAGGAGAACAAATGCAAGAAATTTTAATGGAATATACTTGTCCTATAAACGAAAGCATAGAAGAATGGGTGAAACACCAAGAAATTCTCTCTGAAAAATACCTACTACAAAAAGAAGATTTGTTTTATTGTCTACATAATGCCGTAAGAAGTGCACAATTAGGAAGAGAAACGGTTCCTAAAGGTTTTGACCCAATGGGAAATGGAGGAGTAATCCATGAACGAAGACATTCCTTAACTTGGATGTTATCGAAAAATATCAGCTGGGAAGACACTGATTTAAGTACCTAAAGTAATTGTAAAAAAATACAAAAATCATAAAATGAATAGAAAAACCTTTATACTCCTAACCTTAACTATATTCACAAGTTTTGGATATTCTCAATCTGAGAAAATTAAAATAAGAACGAATCATTTAAATGAGGGCAATTATCTAAAAATAGACGATTTTTATTTGACTCATTACCTGTATATTGATTTATTTTTGAGAGAGAATTTATTTCCGGAAGCAAGTCCACAAGATGTTTCTGCTGTTTTAAAAGCAATAAAAAAATATGTTTCAGTAGAAAATAAATTAGATATTGAAATTGAAAAACCAGGAAAAAGAAATTATTTAATTCGGATGGCTATTCTAAAAAAAGATGATGGTACAGAACTTTTAATCGCTTTTACAAATTGGAGTGTAAAAAAAAGAATGTTTGAAAAAGAAATAAAATTAGAAAATAATTCCTATGCACGATGGTATTTTCTTAATGAAAACAAAATGACTTACAGAAAAGATATGTCTAATCAAAATGATTATTCAAACATGACTGATTCAGATTTAGCAAATGCTTTTTTGTTTGATGAACAACTTGATAACGATATTAAAATACAAAGTACAATAAATAAAACTTTAAATAATAATGATATCAGCGTATCAGAAAATATCAAGACTAATTTAATTCTTTTGAAATATCACCTTTTTAAAAGAGATACCGAAAACATAAGTAAGCAAACTGAGTACTTAAACACGCTATTTAAAAACAACGAATCGAAACATAATCTTAGAGGTTTAAAAATGGCTTTTGACGCAACAAAATTTCAAATAGAGTTAATGAAATAAAAACTATGAGTAGATAATATGTAATAAGAAATATTGAAAGAGTATTTATTTCTTCTTAGTCTATTTCAGTATTTTTTGTAGTTACTGGAAGCCCCTCTATACAACATAGAATTTTGTTTGTTTTTCGTACAATTAAATTGCATTCGCTAGTTGAATCTGCCATGTATTTACTAAAAACTAAAAATTCATAATTTAAACGTATATCGTTATAGATTGTACACCATTCGAAACGTAATAAAACGAGGTTGGATGAATGTTTGCGAGGTAAACACCGAAAAGTTATTGGCGTTATTTCTAACTTGTGAGTCAATATCGAGTATGTTGGTTGCCTTTAGTTCGTATTCTAACTTAGCGTCTCTATCTTTTCTGTAAGAAAATCTAGCATCCCAGGTTTGAAACGATTGCGACTCTCCGTTTCCTAAACTTTGAGTTGTATAGGAATAATTGGTGCGAAAAGTAAGCGACTGAAACATATACGCGTCAAACTCTATAGACGGAGCATTGGTCGTAAAAGTTGTGTTACGTCCTCCCTGATTGTTATCTGAAATACTGTAACGATAACGCAAACTCACATTAGGTGCTTTAAGATAGTTGGTGCGAATTCCTGGTGTATAAGTTTGTGTATAGCGTTCGTTTAACGATTGCGATCCTTGAATAAACTGGTTGATTTTACTGTAATTAAAACTAGCGTTAAAACTAGCTCTTATTTTACCAAACGTTCTTTGAACACGTCCAAAAACATTCACGTTTTCATCAGCAAAACTGGAATTGAAAAAGGTACTGGTTCTAATTACATTATCGAAATTTGTTAGGTTTCTTATTTGGTCTATGTTACTTGAATACGCAGCCCTGGCAAATACATTCGTATAGTTGAACAAATTAAAACTGCTATAAAAAAGATTGATATTGTGAGAAAGTGCATTTTGAAGTTCTGGTGCTCCGTACTGAATATTATCATAATTATTCAACACCAATCCCGCTGCCAATCGTGTTACATCGGTAAATTGATTTCGCATTTCATATCGAAAGGTTAATGCCTCATTCTTTTTAAACTGGATTCTGGTTTCAAAATCTGGCAAAATTCTAAAGAAGTTATCTTTATACACCGTACCAAATTGTATATTTTTATTTCCATAGGCATGTAATGAAAAACCAGGAGTGACGGTAAACTTTCCTTTTTTAAAGCGGTAATGTGCTCCTAAGTACACATCGCTAAAATTGTATTCAATCGCATTGCTTATTTTTCCATCGTTAAAAGTTGGGGTGGGATTGAATTGAGAACCGTCTTCTAAAAACTGAAAAATATCCGAGCTAAACTCTTGACGACTCAGAATTGTTCCCAACGTAAGATTGATATTACTTTTTTGATTGATGATGTTGTAGTAATCTACCTTCGCATCTAACTGATTGGATTTAATTTGCCTATTTTGATTGATGTCATACTCGGTCGAAGAAGTATCTAATCCCAAAGCTTCGGCAGTACTATCGTACGGATCGTTATTATTGGGGTCGTTATCTAAAACAGCATTGTAAAAAGGATCTTCTTTTTTGAGTAGGTGCTGTGCTTCAAAGGCAAAAATATTATTGTCGTTTAGGGTGTAATAGTAATTCAGATTTTGATTGATATTGTAGGTCGTTACTTCTTCTATCTGATTGGTTGTTCCTACGACATTAGAAAAAACATTCTGGTATTGCTCATCACCTGCGACTTTTCCGATGATATCGTAATCGAGTTGATTGTTTACATTGGGCTTGAAAGAAGCACTCAATTTTAGAATTCCCTGATTTGATTCTTCTTCTGTATTTTGGTTGATCGCTTCATCGGGAATACCGAGATTCGGGTTGGTATATTGTATAAAACTTTTTTGTTGTGAACGTATTTGACTGTTATTTAGTATTACAAAACCACTAAGATCTAAGGTTCTTTTAGGAGAATAACTAAAATTTCCTGTTGCTAACTTATTGGTTATTTGTATCGCATTGTTTTGATTGGTTAAAAAGTTCAGACTGTTGTCGCCAATACTAATATCTGTACCGCTACTTCTGCTAGGCGTTCTAAAGCCCCCACCAAAGCCACGAATATCTCTTCTATTTAAGGCCGTTTCTCCTATATTATTCAGGTCACCAATAAAGTTAACGGTATATTTCGGACTGTAATAAAACAGTTTGGGTTGCACCAAATAAAGTCCTTTTTCATCGGCTACTCCTGCCCCAGCCGTAACATTACCAAACCAAAAATTCTCTTTTCCTTCTTTAAGTTTGATATTTAAAGCGATATTATCTTGATTATTTCGTACGCTACTCAATTGTCCTACTTCTGCATAATTACGCAACACCTGAATTTTATCAACCGCTTTCGACGGAATGTTTTTGGTAGCCAATTTGGTATCGCCATCAAAAAAATCTTTTCCATTCACCATCAACTTATTCACTACCTTACCCTCTACCTCTACCTGACCGTCTTCATTAATTTCTACTCCGGGTAATTTTTCTAAAACATCTTCTAACTTTCTTTCGGTACCGTTTTTAAAAGAATCGGCATTGTATACCAAGGTATCTCCTTTTACAATCACGGGCATTTCGTAGGTCACCTCTACCTCATCCAAAGCATTATCTAGCTGCAATACAAAATCTTTATCCATACTACTCTCGGTAGTAGTAAGCTCCTGCTCTAAGGTTTTCATCCCTACATAACTTACTTGCAGTTGGTAGGTGGTTTTCTTTTTTAACGAGAGTTTGTATTCACCTTTTGCATCGGTAATAGCATAGGATTCTAGCAAGCTTGTTGCCTTGTCTATCGCCACTACGTTGGCTAATTCAAGTGGCGTGTTTAAACTGTCTTTTACGATTCCTTTCAAGGTAATTTGTGCATGACTGCTCATTCCTAAAAAAAGCAAAACAGCATATAGATATCTTTTCATATAGGTAGTGGCTACGGTTGATTCCCGAAAAATTATTGACGACGACGCCCTCTATTGTTTCTCATTTCCACCATTTTTTCTCTGATGGTTTGTTGATACGCCTCTTTCGTAATTTCTTTTCCTCTTTTAGGAGCTTCGATGACAATCTCTTCTTTTGGATTGATGGTTACTTTCGAACACAACATAATGGTATTGCCATAACTTACTTCTAAAATAAGTCCTGGTAGGCCTCCAAACTCTGAAGGACCGTGACTAACCGGAATTTGTGGCGTGTACCATGCTTCAATCTCTGTCATCTCTACAGCTGGTGTTTCTGAAGCAATGCTGTCTTTTTTCTCTTCTTTTCTTCTAAGGTCTCTCCATGAGAAATTATACCACTCGAGTTGAGAACTAGGTACTTCTGCTGTCGCTTTAAAACACAAATAGTTTCCTATCTTTTTAGACTCCTTCCCTATTTTCCAGTCAATTTTTAGCAGTTCGTCTTTCACTAAAAACTTTTTTCCGTAAAATTCTTGGCTTTGTACTAAGGCGTTTTCTTTGACATTTTTGTACTGATCGCCCTGTGAAAAGTTTGCTCCCCAAGAATCGGTTGCTCCCGAAATGGCGTCGAGCTTTTCTTCTTCTTCAAAAAAAGATTCTTTAAGGTTAAAACTCAATACATACGTTTTCTCTAACCTGTTTTTTAAACGGGCTTGAATTTGCTTTTTTTGCGCTTCGCTCATTCTAGCACCAAATCTACCCAATTCTAATTTCGATTTTGAGTAGTACACCGCTTGCCCTGTAAATTCTTGAGAGCTAGGTTTAAAAGACACCAAAGCGAACAAAAGAACTCCGCTAAGTGTATATACTAATGATTTCATACGTTTATTTTTTTGTTTAACAAATATACATAATTATTAAACATGACTGTTATTTATCTTACTTTTAACTGTTTTTAACACAAGGTATTTTTCTTACAAAACAGCTCTTACAAACTTACGGAAAGTTCGCTTAGTAAACTACCCTGACCTATAAATTAAACGTTAGATAGTCAGAAAATTTCGCATTGCAATACCGACACCAAAAAACGCTCTAACAGGCATCCATAGAGATTTAAGGGCAAGGCTGTTTCCGTCGCTAAGAATTGTACAACTGTTATAAACTTTTCCACCCCCGTGATAGCGGCGACCCATGGCGTATTAGTAGCGGAGCGTGCCGTAGTAGCTGCGACCTATGCCGTGTTATTAGCAGAGCATGCCTTGATAGCTGCGACCCATGCCGTGTTATTAGCGGAGCGTGCCGTGATAGCTGAGACCCATGCCGTAGTATTAGCGGAGCACGCCGTGATAGCTGCGACCCATGCCGTGATATTAGCGGAGCGTGCCGTGATAGCTGCGCCCCATGCCGTGTTAGTAGCGGAGCACGCCGTGATAGCTGCGACCCATGCCGTGTTATTAGCGGAGCACGCCGTGATAGCTGAGACCTGTACAACCTTTGGTGCCCCTTAAAACGACTTTTAGTACCTAAATAAGGAGTCTTATGGGATGCCGTAAAAAAAATTAAACTATTATTGTTAAATTCGTAACATCCAAAAAAATATAGCATACCATCATTAGCCGACTGAAATGGTAGTATAATGGTGTATTTTGTATCTATATAAACAAGTTGGCATTAATACGAGAAAGAACTAAATGACAAATAATTACAATTCGGAAGTGAATGCTGGAGTTCATACTAATATTGGTATGGATTTCCAAAAGAACTGTACTATTTACTTGTTTCTCGAAAAATACAATCAGTTACAAAATCAAAAGTATTTTATAATATTAGAACATTTAGAGGACGTAATTTTTGGATACCTTGATAATCAAACTGAACTTTCAAAAATTGAGACTTATCAGGCAAAAAAATCATCCTCAAAATGGACAAATAGTGGTTTATTAGAAATTATAAAAAAAATCGCTGAAACCAGTCAATCAGTATTGGATGACCCACACCCTAAAGCAGTAGATTTTAGTCAAGACAACTATTTTGCAACAAATAATACAATAGAACTTAATTGCAAAGTTGATAAACAGCAATATTCTTGTCTTGTAAATGAGGCTAACGAACATTATAAATATTCTGCTTTAGATCAAAACATTAAGAATAAAATTCAAAAAGGGTCGAAAGATGTGTATTTTACATCAGAAAATATATCCAATTTCGATACTTTAAACTTTAGATTCATCGATTTAGCTAGAACGCCAAAAGCACAATTAGAACAACTTGAGGGGAAATTTAGAACTGTGTTTGGTGAAAACATAGCTGACCACAAAGCTGCTCTATACTCATTTTATTTTGCTTTGATGGAAATAGAAAAAGAGTTAAATCAAGGTAACATTGCAAAATTAAGTGATAATAAAAAAAGGATTGACTCTAACCAAATCGATTCAATAATCAATATTCTAACTAATAAGAAAAAAGCATTTGACTTTTGGAGAGAAAAAAAGGATGAATTATGTGAAGAACTAAATATTAATCTATTTGATGTCACAATGTTTGAACTTCACTATGAAAATAGCTTTGATAAATTTAAAGACATTAATGAAAGTGAACATAATAAAATTTTTGATTTCGTAATAAACAATAAAGCTACATTTAAAGCACACGTAACAGATAGAGCTTGTATTGCAAGTTATCATTCCAAATTTAACAAAGAAAAATCTTCAACCTTATCTGAATTACAACTGAAAGCTGTAATTGCAGCAGCATATATTGAAGTTAAAAATACTTTATGAAAACAACCCTAGATATAAATAGTATTCTTGTTTACAGCGAAGAGAACAATAAATTTTTTCAAACTGAATTTAAAAGCAAGCTAAACGTTATTTACGGTAAAAATACAGCAGGGAAAAGTACTCTAATTCAACTAATTCTTTTTGCATTTGGGATAAATGATAATAAGATTAAGCTTGCCGAAATTCTAGCTGAACAGATTTTTGTTAGACTTGATTGTACAATTAGATATGAACAAGAAGAAAAGAATTATGTTTTTATAAGACAAGATGAAACTCTTTTAATTAAAGACGATAATGAAAAAGTTTTAAGATTTAATGGTATCAGTAGTGATAATTCTGCTGAACACGTGAAATTAAAAAAATACCTTAATAACTTATTCAATTTCAGTTTGTTATTAGAATCAAATAGTGGAATATCAGAAGCACCAATAGAGACCATTTTCTTGCCCTATTATGTTTCACAAGAAGTGGGTTGGGTTTACTTGCGTAAATCCTTTAGTAATCTCAATTTTTACAAAAATTTCAAAGAAGACTTTCTTGATTATTATTTAGGAATAGAGAATGTTATTGATAGAGGAGAAAAACGAAAAATTGAAAAAGAAATAAATAGGCTTCAGCAACAGATTCGGTTCTACGCTGATGTGGAAAAAGAAAACCAAGACTTAAAACTTGCTAACGTAATCGACCAAACTCTTGAAGGTAAAGCAAATGAACTAATTTCTAACATTTCCGAGAGAAAGAACAATTTACTTGATTTAGAAAATACTTATGTTTCAGACTCTAATAAATTGACTTTCCTAAATCAACGTTTATCCGTAGTTTCTAAAGTTAAGCGAAACCATAAAAATCAGGAACCAGGAAAAGATAACTGTCCTACTTGTACTCAAATTTTGCCTTCAAAAATCGAAGATGTTTATTCATTTTTTCAAGAAGAAAATGATACGATTAATTTACAAAGAGAATTAAAAGATAAAATCAAAAAGTTACAGTCAAGGTTAAATTCTCTAAACAAGAAGATTGAATCACACCGTGCTGACATAAAATCTTGTTACTTAACATTTAATAAATACTCTGAAAATGGATTAACACTTGAAAGGTATCTTGATAGTAAAGCAAACATTCAATTATTTGAGAATTTAACCAAACAAATAGGACAATTAACGATTGATTTAGAAATCGAAAAAGAAAAATTGAAGGAGTATAAAACAGACGAAGAGATACTTATTGAAAGAAGTAAGAAGAGTAAAATATTTAAGGACAAATACTTTACTTATAATGCAAGTCTGGGTTTACCGTCATTAGATGAAG
It includes:
- a CDS encoding pyridoxal phosphate-dependent aminotransferase, which translates into the protein MPSISSKGSAMPQSPIRKLVPFAEAAKKNGTKVYHLNIGQPDIKTPQVALDAVKNNTIEVLSYARSEGSEVYRTKLANYYATNDIHVTANNIIATTGGSEALLFTIGSITDPNDEIIIPEPFYANYNGFSTASGVKVVPVISKIEDNFALPAIEDFEKLITPKTKAILICNPGNPTGYLYSKEEIEKLKQIVLKHDLFLIADEVYREFTYDGEQHNSVMALEGLEQHAIMIDSVSKRYSMCGARIGCIVSKNEEFMNTALKFAQARLSPPTYALLASEAALDTPKSYFDEVIEEYEDRRNTLISELEKIKGVKVANPKGAFYCVAELPVKDSDDFAQWMLEKFNDQNETVMVAPASGFYSTEGEGKNQVRIAYVLNKTDLKRSVEILKIALEKYNS
- the murB gene encoding UDP-N-acetylmuramate dehydrogenase, whose protein sequence is MNIQENISLKEYNTFGIDVNAKRFVSVTSLYQLQQLLKQETAIFLLSGGSNMLLTKDIENLVVHIDMKGVSIDRENHNDVYITANAGENWHEFVLWCVSQGYGGLENLSLIPGNVGTCPIQNIGAYGVEVKDTITKVEAVEIETGKLVSFAAEECEFGYRNSIFKNKAKGKYVLTSVSFQLTKNNHKLNTSYGAIEAELSLKGITNPTIKDISDAVIAIRQSKLPDPKEIGNSGSFFKNPVISKEHFEKLQKKYANIPSYVVSATEVKVPAGWLIEQSGFKGKRFGNYGVHEKQALVLVNYGGASGKEIYELAQQIQHTVKDIFDIPLEIEVNVI
- a CDS encoding ABC-F family ATP-binding cassette domain-containing protein; this encodes MITVDQLTVEFSGNTLFSDVSFVINENDKIALMGKNGAGKSTIMKIIAGVSKATKGSVRSPKDTVIAYLPQHLLMEDNCTVKEEASKAFASVFAMKAEMDDLNKQLETRTDYESDEYMKIIERVSDLGEKYYALEEVNYEAEVEKALKGLGFKQEDFDRATSEFSGGWRMRIELAKILLQKPDLILLDEPTNHVDIESVIWLENFLLNKAKAVVVISHDKAFIDTITNRTIEVTMGTIHDYKANYSHYLELRKERRAHQLKAYQEQQKFIADTKAFIERFKGTYSKTNQVASRERMLEKLVPVEIDEVDTSALKLRFPPSPRSGDYPVKVEGLTKKYGDITVFKDASFSIARGEKVSFVGRNGEGKSTMIKAIMGEIDVEGVCGLGHNAKVGYFAQNQASLLDPELTIFQTVDEVAEGDIRTQIKNILGRFMFSGDDLEKKVKVLSGGEKTRLAMVKLLLEPVNVLILDEPTNHLDLKSKEVIKEALLHFDGTLILVSHDRDFLQGLSQKVFEFKDQRVIEHFETIDAFLERNNIKALKEIDL
- a CDS encoding DUF4272 domain-containing protein; this encodes MSFFKKLFGSKETKKSQQGTKDKNRLETYKNIPWMTDLRLENIAICLDAGFKPASSLPTAFERELRPTVEIAQRLNAIKALVLWLMIPEENLESDKVLTFIHKNNLNNFMDEEEKEILNTSRDDEQARNAIGWKFENAWPLAWYFGYKEPDIMGEMMSGEQMQEILMEYTCPINESIEEWVKHQEILSEKYLLQKEDLFYCLHNAVRSAQLGRETVPKGFDPMGNGGVIHERRHSLTWMLSKNISWEDTDLST
- a CDS encoding carboxypeptidase regulatory-like domain-containing protein, with translation MKRYLYAVLLFLGMSSHAQITLKGIVKDSLNTPLELANVVAIDKATSLLESYAITDAKGEYKLSLKKKTTYQLQVSYVGMKTLEQELTTTESSMDKDFVLQLDNALDEVEVTYEMPVIVKGDTLVYNADSFKNGTERKLEDVLEKLPGVEINEDGQVEVEGKVVNKLMVNGKDFFDGDTKLATKNIPSKAVDKIQVLRNYAEVGQLSSVRNNQDNIALNIKLKEGKENFWFGNVTAGAGVADEKGLYLVQPKLFYYSPKYTVNFIGDLNNIGETALNRRDIRGFGGGFRTPSRSSGTDISIGDNSLNFLTNQNNAIQITNKLATGNFSYSPKRTLDLSGFVILNNSQIRSQQKSFIQYTNPNLGIPDEAINQNTEEESNQGILKLSASFKPNVNNQLDYDIIGKVAGDEQYQNVFSNVVGTTNQIEEVTTYNINQNLNYYYTLNDNNIFAFEAQHLLKKEDPFYNAVLDNDPNNNDPYDSTAEALGLDTSSTEYDINQNRQIKSNQLDAKVDYYNIINQKSNINLTLGTILSRQEFSSDIFQFLEDGSQFNPTPTFNDGKISNAIEYNFSDVYLGAHYRFKKGKFTVTPGFSLHAYGNKNIQFGTVYKDNFFRILPDFETRIQFKKNEALTFRYEMRNQFTDVTRLAAGLVLNNYDNIQYGAPELQNALSHNINLFYSSFNLFNYTNVFARAAYSSNIDQIRNLTNFDNVIRTSTFFNSSFADENVNVFGRVQRTFGKIRASFNASFNYSKINQFIQGSQSLNERYTQTYTPGIRTNYLKAPNVSLRYRYSISDNNQGGRNTTFTTNAPSIEFDAYMFQSLTFRTNYSYTTQSLGNGESQSFQTWDARFSYRKDRDAKLEYELKATNILDIDSQVRNNANNFSVFTSQTFIQPRFITFRMVYNL
- a CDS encoding GLPGLI family protein; amino-acid sequence: MKSLVYTLSGVLLFALVSFKPSSQEFTGQAVYYSKSKLELGRFGARMSEAQKKQIQARLKNRLEKTYVLSFNLKESFFEEEEKLDAISGATDSWGANFSQGDQYKNVKENALVQSQEFYGKKFLVKDELLKIDWKIGKESKKIGNYLCFKATAEVPSSQLEWYNFSWRDLRRKEEKKDSIASETPAVEMTEIEAWYTPQIPVSHGPSEFGGLPGLILEVSYGNTIMLCSKVTINPKEEIVIEAPKRGKEITKEAYQQTIREKMVEMRNNRGRRRQ